A window of the Flavobacterium sangjuense genome harbors these coding sequences:
- the xerD gene encoding site-specific tyrosine recombinase XerD, with amino-acid sequence MNWNSYIKSFQSYLKIERGLSKNTVANYTFDLERLTKFLLENEIAISPEKISEETIQQFIYAVSKEVNARSQARIISGLKSFFSYLIFEDYRTDNPMELIEAPKTGRKLPDTLSLEDIDNLIAAIDLSKPEGERNRAMLETLYGCGLRVSEIITLKISDLFFDEGFIKITGKGNKQRFVPIAKATQKYIELYKNAGRNHLDVVKGFEDTLFLNRRGKQLTRAMVFTIVKELAVKINLQKSISPHTLRHSFATHLLENGADLRSIQMMLGHESITTTEIYVHLDRKHLTQIINKFHPRKT; translated from the coding sequence ATGAACTGGAACAGTTATATCAAAAGTTTTCAATCCTATCTAAAAATTGAACGGGGTTTGTCCAAAAACACCGTGGCAAATTATACTTTCGATTTGGAACGATTGACTAAATTTTTGCTTGAAAATGAAATAGCTATTTCTCCCGAAAAAATAAGCGAAGAAACCATTCAACAGTTTATATATGCTGTTTCCAAAGAAGTTAATGCCCGTTCACAAGCCAGAATTATTTCCGGGTTAAAAAGTTTTTTCTCCTATCTTATTTTTGAAGATTATCGCACCGATAACCCAATGGAATTGATTGAAGCACCGAAAACCGGAAGGAAACTTCCCGATACGTTGTCGTTAGAAGATATCGATAATCTCATTGCAGCAATCGATTTGTCTAAACCGGAAGGCGAGCGAAACAGAGCCATGCTCGAAACCTTATATGGTTGCGGACTGCGGGTTTCTGAAATTATTACCTTAAAAATTTCGGATTTGTTTTTTGATGAAGGTTTTATCAAAATTACCGGAAAAGGAAATAAACAGCGATTTGTCCCTATAGCCAAAGCAACACAAAAGTATATTGAGTTATACAAGAATGCTGGCAGGAATCATCTCGATGTTGTAAAAGGGTTTGAAGACACACTGTTTTTAAACAGAAGAGGAAAGCAACTTACCCGAGCTATGGTTTTTACAATAGTAAAAGAATTGGCAGTCAAAATTAATTTACAGAAAAGTATTAGCCCCCATACTTTAAGACATTCATTTGCAACGCACTTACTTGAAAACGGTGCTGATTTGCGTTCTATTCAAATGATGCTTGGGCACGAATCTATTACTACCACAGAAATTTATGTCCATTTGGATAGAAAACATTTAACACAAATTATCAATAAATTTCACCCTAGAAAAACGTAG
- a CDS encoding cell division protein ZapA, which translates to MDEKLKIKLSIADRVYPLTVDLSQEEGLRSASKKIDAMIKQFEENYAVRDKQDVLAMCALQFASQVEQKQVDSSIDSKDLERLKKINDLLFDYLEKK; encoded by the coding sequence ATGGATGAAAAGCTTAAAATAAAATTATCAATTGCCGACAGAGTTTACCCGTTAACGGTTGACTTGTCACAGGAAGAAGGACTGCGAAGTGCTTCCAAAAAAATTGATGCGATGATTAAGCAATTCGAGGAAAACTATGCTGTTCGCGACAAACAAGATGTATTGGCTATGTGTGCTTTACAGTTTGCTTCGCAGGTAGAACAAAAGCAGGTTGACAGTTCTATTGACAGTAAAGATCTTGAACGATTGAAAAAAATTAATGATTTATTATTCGATTATCTCGAAAAAAAATAA
- a CDS encoding response regulator, whose translation MKFNNVFVVDDDKIHHFIIRKLLESNDIAIEPVFFENGLDAINDLKEKINNGDILPDLILLDINMPVLDGWQFLEEYIGLRIKTTQQIVIHIISSSDSRIDIERAESYKDIVGNYFVKPMTSDAIKSIFLS comes from the coding sequence ATGAAGTTTAACAACGTCTTTGTCGTTGACGATGATAAAATACACCACTTTATCATCAGGAAGTTATTAGAAAGTAATGATATTGCTATTGAGCCGGTTTTTTTTGAAAATGGACTTGATGCTATAAATGATTTAAAGGAAAAAATCAATAATGGCGATATTCTCCCTGATTTAATTTTATTGGATATCAATATGCCTGTGTTAGATGGATGGCAATTTTTAGAGGAATATATAGGCCTTAGAATAAAAACTACTCAGCAAATAGTAATCCACATCATAAGTTCTTCCGATAGTAGAATTGATATAGAAAGAGCAGAAAGCTATAAAGATATCGTCGGGAATTATTTTGTCAAACCAATGACCAGCGATGCTATAAAAAGCATCTTCTTATCATAA
- a CDS encoding porin family protein translates to MKKIILTIAVVMVATFANAQDKKSGGDSEMKFGVKAGYVNANYGADANDGDARSGFYLGGLVDFAISDKFHVQPEVLYTMEGNGEDEFDLNFVRVPVMAKFYVADAFNIQAGPEFAFVAGGGAAKDYLKSMDIALGFGAAYELPSGLFFDARYNLGLVDLNDFPAGSGLEGAKITQNSFNLGLGYRF, encoded by the coding sequence ATGAAAAAAATTATTTTAACGATTGCAGTAGTAATGGTTGCAACTTTTGCAAATGCACAAGACAAAAAAAGTGGTGGTGACAGCGAAATGAAATTCGGAGTTAAAGCGGGTTATGTTAATGCTAACTATGGTGCAGATGCTAACGATGGTGATGCAAGATCAGGATTTTACCTTGGAGGTTTAGTTGATTTCGCAATATCTGATAAATTTCACGTACAACCTGAAGTATTGTATACTATGGAAGGTAACGGTGAAGATGAGTTTGATTTAAATTTTGTTAGAGTTCCTGTTATGGCTAAATTTTATGTAGCTGATGCATTTAATATCCAAGCGGGTCCTGAATTTGCATTTGTTGCAGGTGGAGGAGCTGCAAAAGATTACCTTAAATCTATGGACATCGCTTTAGGTTTTGGAGCTGCTTATGAATTGCCATCTGGATTATTCTTTGACGCAAGATACAATTTAGGTCTTGTTGATCTTAACGATTTTCCTGCTGGTTCAGGACTTGAAGGTGCTAAAATCACTCAAAATTCGTTTAATTTAGGTTTAGGTTATAGATTTTAA
- the rny gene encoding ribonuclease Y translates to MGTILIIIALIAGIAGGFGIAKFMEKNNISNMVKNAKKEAASILKDANLEGENIKKDKLLQAKEKFLELKSEHEQEILNKDKRIAEIEKRTRDKESQVSSELAKAKKVNDDFEAKTAEYNSKIEVLDKKQQELEKLHKSQVQQLEVISGLSAEDAKEQLVESLKAEAKTKAMSHIQDTIEEAKLTAQQEAKKVIINTIQRVGTEEAVENCVSVFNIESDDVKGRIIGREGRNIRALEAATGVEIIVDDTPEAIILSCFDPVRREIARLSLHKLVTDGRIHPARIEEVVAKTTKQIEEEIAEVGKRTVIDLGIHGLHPELIKVVGRMKYRSSYGQNLLQHSREVSKLCGIMAAELGLNVKLAKRAGLLHDIGKVPDAESDLPHALLGMQWAEKFGEKEEVCNAIGAHHDEIEMKYLISPIIQVCDAISGARPGARRQVLDSYIQRLKDLENIAFGFNGVKNAYAIQAGRELRVIVESEKVSDENAASLSFEISQKIQTEMTYPGQVKITVIRETRAVNIAK, encoded by the coding sequence ATGGGAACTATACTAATTATAATTGCGCTGATAGCGGGAATTGCCGGAGGTTTTGGAATTGCGAAATTCATGGAAAAAAACAACATCTCCAATATGGTTAAAAATGCCAAAAAAGAAGCAGCATCGATTTTAAAAGATGCCAATCTTGAAGGCGAAAATATCAAGAAAGACAAGTTATTACAGGCAAAAGAAAAGTTTTTGGAATTAAAATCAGAGCATGAGCAAGAGATTTTAAATAAAGACAAAAGAATTGCCGAAATAGAGAAAAGAACACGTGATAAAGAATCACAGGTTTCAAGTGAATTGGCTAAAGCCAAAAAAGTAAACGACGATTTTGAAGCTAAAACAGCGGAATACAACTCAAAAATTGAAGTCTTAGACAAGAAGCAACAAGAGCTTGAAAAGCTTCATAAAAGTCAGGTGCAGCAACTTGAGGTTATCTCCGGTCTTTCTGCTGAAGATGCCAAAGAGCAATTGGTTGAAAGTTTAAAAGCGGAAGCCAAAACAAAAGCCATGTCGCATATTCAGGACACTATTGAAGAAGCAAAATTAACGGCGCAACAAGAAGCGAAGAAAGTCATCATTAACACGATTCAACGTGTTGGAACGGAAGAAGCTGTTGAGAATTGTGTTTCTGTTTTCAATATTGAATCGGATGACGTTAAAGGAAGAATCATTGGTCGTGAAGGAAGAAATATCCGTGCGCTGGAAGCAGCAACCGGAGTTGAAATCATTGTTGACGATACGCCGGAAGCTATTATCCTTTCGTGTTTTGATCCGGTAAGAAGAGAAATCGCCCGATTGTCATTACACAAATTAGTAACTGACGGTAGAATTCACCCTGCAAGAATTGAAGAAGTTGTTGCCAAAACAACCAAACAAATCGAAGAAGAAATTGCCGAAGTTGGTAAACGTACCGTAATTGATTTAGGTATTCACGGTTTACATCCGGAATTGATCAAAGTGGTGGGAAGAATGAAATACCGTTCTTCTTACGGACAAAATTTATTGCAACACTCACGTGAAGTTTCTAAACTTTGTGGAATAATGGCAGCTGAATTAGGCCTGAATGTAAAATTAGCAAAACGTGCCGGTTTACTACATGATATCGGAAAAGTACCTGATGCAGAAAGCGATTTACCACACGCATTGTTAGGAATGCAATGGGCTGAAAAATTCGGAGAAAAAGAGGAAGTGTGCAACGCAATTGGAGCGCATCACGATGAGATTGAAATGAAATATTTAATCTCTCCAATTATTCAGGTTTGTGATGCTATTTCTGGTGCAAGACCAGGTGCAAGACGTCAGGTTTTGGATTCTTATATCCAAAGATTGAAAGATTTAGAAAACATTGCTTTTGGATTTAATGGTGTTAAAAACGCTTATGCTATTCAAGCCGGACGTGAACTTCGTGTGATTGTTGAAAGTGAAAAAGTAAGCGATGAAAACGCCGCCAGTCTTTCTTTTGAGATTTCGCAAAAAATCCAAACCGAAATGACTTATCCTGGTCAGGTTAAAATTACCGTAATCCGTGAAACCAGAGCAGTAAATATTGCGAAGTAA